TTCAGACGTGGTAGAAACGCTCCCCTAAgacacttgcagctgtaattgcccTCTGTGGTGGTGCTGACtcggggtatgaatacttttggaaggcgCTGTGCAGTGCTGCAGTTTTGTCCGAGCGGTGCTGAAGGAATCGGGATTGTTTATTTCAGCTAAAAGGGGAAAATCATCAGACAGTGATCAGTGATCTGATTGGTGAAACATGGGATCCATCTTAGTGTTACAACATCAACAAGGCATCAGGTAGAAAAGGACCAACTCCTGACTGAGTTTAGACTTTCACCCCTCACTGTCAAACTTATGGCACACTTATGATTTACCCGCACATGGGAATGtctgaaacaaaacaagacagaacgCATTGGCCAGAGAAACATGCGCAGACCCACACAGGGCTCTCTATATATAATCCAGCAGCCACAGTGGATCACATGTCTCTGAAAAATTCAACAAGACTCCCTAGGCAGGGAAGCGTTGAGGAGATGGCTGCGGCAAGACTTTATTAACAATTAAGATGATGTCATGATTGTCCAACCCGGAGCAAAGACAATAAGTTAATTCAGTCCATGCTAGTCAGGTTATTGTCACTCTGAGGGGTGGGAaagttgaggggaaaaaaaactacaagacCTAGGAAAAGATAGCAAATATTCTCTATTGGGGGAAATACAGGTTGTATTGTTTACTTGGTAGTTAAAGATCGTTAAAAATAAGTCCCTGGTATGACACAAAattgttaaacatatataaaaacTTTCAACTCAGTAAAATGACAAGCAGTGTCTGGAACTACGTTCTATTCTAAATGAACGATAGAAACAGCAAACAGGTAGATGACAACGCCTCAGTCAACTGCTATATGAAAATGTTGGAACATTAATGATCAAAAACACCATTTTCCTTCAGTAAAGTCCATGCCTAACAGAATGTGATAGTTTGGGTCATTTATCtagcatttatttgcacacttatttaaCTAGCATCTGTGATTCTGTTGAGAAACCAGGTTCCATGTTGAAATGGAAAAAGACgagtttttcatgttaataagatatttttatgtctttaatTATGTGTATTTGTTATCCCAGTGGAATCGAAAATGGTATCAAGTATCAAATATTTTCCCGGGGGATCAGTATCAAATTTGAAATTTTAGCATCGTGACAACCCTGGTATGCATAACACAATGATTGAGATCGTCACTTAGGCAAAGCTCCAGGTGTTCTTGTCACGATAAACTCACTATCCAGAAATTTAACCATGCAGTCCACCAATCAGGCCTTTATAGTAGAGTCAAGTGTCCAGACAGTTGCAGCAACCTGCTCGGGCTTTTCAGAACCTCACCCCACAGATTATGAGAGCAAGAAACAAAATCTTTTGGTTTGGGCTGAACTCCAAGCATCATACATACCAGAAAGGAAACACAGGCAGTGCTACTCACATGGCTAACACAATCCCTGCTGTAAAACATGGCGGCAGCAGCATCACCCTGAGGGGATGTGCTTCTCCAACGGGAACAGAGTAACTCGTTTAGACAGTGGGGGAGATCAGAGCTTGAGAGATTGCTCAAGAAAACCTGTTCCAAACCTGTTCTATGGGTCATGACAATGAAGATGCATTACCTCCGAAAAGACCTACAAATGGCTGCGCATCACACCTGACTGACCTTGAGACAATCTGCGGAGAGGCTGTGATCGCTGCATCAAAACAGTATTATACAAACACTTTGGATAGTTCTGCACCTCTGacaaaccacaacaagttatgTTTAATtagtcagcaaaaaaaaagaatcaatctttttctgttttgtcattATGCTGTATTGTATGTAGAATCTTAAAGGCATAAAAGCGAAATGTCTACATATTGGATTGAGGCTGTGCTGTACCAAAAGATGAGGCCCTGTATTAGGATCAAAGTCTCTGCTTCATCATATTGCATAGGAACCGTGTGAGGGGTTTGTTTTGTAGTGAACCACAAACCTGCAAGCCGGCACGGTATGGCCAGTAGTGACCGATGAACTAGTGGATCATCTGAGGAGTTCACCAGGAGCAGCGGCACGGATACCTGGAGGCAAATTTCAGAGTCAGTTCGCTCCTGGGCTTCATTAGACTGGCCGGCCTGTGCTAATCCCTTAATTTCAGTAAGCATTCATTCAAACGTTTACTCTGCAGGAACTTTGCACCAGGTCCTCAGTAAGGGACAGACATCAGACGATTAGTGTTTGCCATATAATTAAAGCGTTAACGGCAAATAGTGCAGTAATAGTATATCCCGCCAGCGAGGGACACTTGAAACTCACATTGTGAATGTAGTGCACGCAGCTCTCCTTCTCGTAATACTCCCTCAAGGAGCCGTAGCCGTGGAACTTTCTGCGGTGAAAACCGTGTGATAAGATCAGGGGCTGAATGTCTGGAACAGTCCGCTTTTCAACGCGACCATACTTCACCTCATTATGCTGTCATCTATCTGCATCAGAGAGGTGGCTGCGCACAGTTTGGTGAGGTCTGCGTCCCCGATGTTGCTGGAGCTCATGCTCGACAAACTGCCCCTGTGAACCACGATCGGCACGGAGAAAGAAACGCAGCGTTCAGCTGACAAGATACGGGCGGGGAAAACGATGCCTGACGTCAGCAACTGGAACAATAACACATCTGCTAGATCGTATCACTTTTTGCTTTAGGCCCCCGCTGATCTGGAGACAGCGATATGCTAGTTTCTCAGCAGGTGCACATTTGAAACTGCTAATCTCCCCTTGCACGTGTTGTGTCTTTATTTACCTGTGCGACAGGATGAGCTTCTTCATCTTGCCTGCCAGCAGAAAGTTATAAAGTCTCCGACACTGATCCCACTCAAGGAATGTTTCCTGGGCCCTAAACACAAGGAAGGACATTAATGCACTCACACAAGGGAGGTTACACTGCATGGAGGAAATACATCTTTAGACCCCTAAATGCTTCCTCATTTTGTCTCATTGTGACCAAGAACTTCTATGTATTTGTTAGGATTTTTGGGATGGACCTAcacaaagtaaaagaaaaaaataccccAGGTTTAGTTAGATGGGATGGAAATGGTGAATAGCCAGAATTTCTATGCGTTTTTCTACTCCTACTGACCGCCCAACGCGCTTTACCCTACATGctcacccaatcacactcacaAACGGGCCCGTATTCATTAAACGACAAGCAGATCGCAAGAGAACGTGAGTTAGGTGCATTACCGAGGGGCATATTGACATGTGGTGTGGAGAAGCCAGAGTTAAACCCACAACTTTCAGATTGCAAGACTAGTataaagaatcaagaatcttttatcgTCACCGCGGGGAATTTCttttgagacagacaccggctcaggatgcacacaaacTATATATACAGGTAGACACAACAGACATAGTGTTTTCAACCTCCCCAGTCTGCTAAGACTCATACCGAGTTCTGTAAGTTAGTCCTTTTTGAACGACATGATTGTGTTGTTGCACAAATTAATCACTCAAAGGTTCTTTGATGATGCAGTAAACCTAAACTTTCCTATACAGAATTGTGCACTGAAACATTCCTGAAAAGTTAGagtgtgcaaatatgcattCACAGTAGTCTTACTGTAACGAGTACCAGACTCAGTATTCCTAGCAGGGGGCGATAACCCTCACAGCTAAAGCAGTAAGTAAAGAACAGAGAACAATGTTCCTCTGTGTTTCCAGGTGCAGAGTATCTGTAAATGTTTGATTGTTGCAACACATTCACATGTGGATTTAGGTCTGCAGTTGCCAGGGACCTTCGAACACAAagatatgctttgatctgaacctGTATGTTGAAGGATTTTTCTAAACTTCtgggcctttttaaaaaaaaaaaactctagcagAATTTCTTCCAGTATTGATCTATGTTTAGCTCCCTCCATCTCCCAATCCACTCTGACCaacttctctgtccctgctgaagaaaggccTTCCCatagcatgatactgccaccaacATGTTGCACAGTGGGGAGATTTGTGTTTACTCGGACTATGCAGCCTTTCTTTCTTCGGACCAttgattaaaacatgttttgaagtGTTTAAAGTGTGGGACATTGCTTTATAACCTAAGCCTGATCATgaacaataaagcaaaaaaacaaacaaaacccaagCCCAATTGAGAGTTCAGTTTATTAGCACGTCCTGCTGACCAACCTGAGGGCGCTGTACCCCTGGCAGACGCTGACGCAGCACAGCACTCGCTCCTGGTTGGATCGATTCTCGCCCAGGAACTTGCACGCTATGTTTCCTCCCAGACTGAAGCCTACAACCACCAGCGACGTTTGGGGAAAGGCACGCTTGATGTAGCCCACCATGGCCCCGAACTCCCAAGTACACCCTGAATATAAAGAAAACATGCTTTCCTCAACGGATGGAACATTTATGAATCCGATTTTGCTTTAAAACGTGTGAAAACGGCATGGATTGATTCTTACAGGAACCCCTTGATCACCAGCCCCTCCTTACCGTAGGTAAACATGCGTGGCGAGGTGAGCTCCATGTCGGGCAGGGCTCCCAGATGATTGAGGACGGCACAGCGGTAACCCTGCCTCTGGGAGTAATCCACAAAGGTTCGAACGTAGTTCTTCTCACTATGGTTACCAATCCCAGGGCAGATTACCATAGTAACATCGCCTGACATACAAAGAAagcaaatgaaaacattaactGTAGCCACGGGGCGAGTGTCAACGTGGATGTTCGGCTGCTGTAACACGAGGCTTCTTCGCTCGTGGGAGCTCATTAGAGCCGTTCGTGCTCATGCATTCTTTAGCCTGATGGGCTTAGGATCCAAACAAGCACGAGAGTAAAGACATGGAAACACCAACAAACGTAAACTTATTAGATAAAAGCCCCAAAGCAGTGCCCTTTTGGCACATTGATGGAGACACGTTTGCCTTTATCTGCCGACCTTCTGTGGTGTGCGCTCCAAGAGGTTCAAAGAGGTCGAAGGTGGCCGTGGCTCCGTCCGGCATCGGGAGGAATTTGCGTATCCCGCGGGGGGTCGGCGTGTAGACCCGTCCCATCTTGCCATACAGAGCCGTCTGGAGATGACCGCTCTTCCCCCATAGCAAAGGAGGAATGTACCTGAAGAGAATCACGACCTCCATGTTAGCGTGTTCAGTACCAGCAGATGCTGTAGCAAAGAGATTTGGCAAAGACTCTGAGCAGCTATTGCGTAAAAACTCACTCCTTGGTGAGCATGGGGCAGGACTTGAGCAGATAGCGGCTGTGCAGCGTGTCCTGACTCATGATCCTTGGGGCTGCGTTTGGACTCTTCAGGTTGAGACAGCGCACGATGACGTAGAGGACCGCCGCCACCACAGCCAGCTTCATGCCGTTGAACATGGCTGGCAGCTCGGTGCCAAAGGTCTGCATGTCACCATACTCCAGGAATGTCATTGTGGATACTTTAGACCTGCCCTTTAAGTAACAACACATACAGTACCTTGTagtgtgtgtatttttcttaaacCTTAACATGTTACAACCACATTTTAGTGCAATTTATTGTGACAGAcgaaccaaaacagcacatgaATGAAGTGAAAGCAACACCATCTCTGACCTGTTCCTGTGTGTTTATGATGCCGTCAGGCCCACGGCCTTCACAGGTCAGATGCATTTAACCTGAGATTACACACtggtggactctatttactacTCAGACCGCTGTATAACTGGCTATACTGGATTTTGTTTAGGTGTATCTGACTAAAAAGGGACCAAATAAAAAGTGCATGACCCACTTTTAGGATGTATTCATCTCCTTCcccctgctttgtgttggtccgtcacataaaatcccaataaaatacactgaacaTTGCAGTTATGCTCAAAAGGCAAGGCTAAGCTCAAGAGAGTTAGCGTATTCTTAGAAGGCAATCTAAATCTAATATCAAaggtataaataaaatgtaagtgTTTCTATTTCTTTGCTCGTCTATTACCCTTAAATTTATCAAATGTGGAGTCAGGTTTTTTGGTCACTTTTTATGCCTGTGTGCAGACATTCTCTATAACTATACAGCAAATGTATGGAAGATGGtaagttttattaaataaaaatgctggaCACGGGGGAATGCTGCTTTggggaaaaacatgaacaaaatcATCCTTTTTGAGCATCTCTGTTCCAGGTTTGTGGTTTAACATAATTACTATGCAAAACTACATTTTCATTGGGAGTAATATATAAAGCAACTTTAGCTAACCTGTGTGGCTTGACAGACTATATAGAACACAGGGTAAACAACCAGCtcttgaaaagcagctttttaaacTCGTCCAATTGCACACAGTGCTTTACAATAAGTTTCTCATTCACAAAAAGCACCGTATTCAAGATGCCACCCCTGACGAGATTCTATCTTTCGTACTGAATAACAAAAAGTCTGCACACCACTGTCTGAATGCCCGCTTTGTGTGATGGTAAAAACCACAGGAATTTCATAATCCCActtttaatgtgacatttaCATCGTACAATGCAACTTAAGAAGCGTACAAATtgttacaaaagaaaaatctaacatCAGTCATAACCTGATTGCACAAGTGTGAGCCCTCTTTTAAATCAATACTTTGGTGAAGCACCTTTTGATTCAACTACAGTATTGAGTCTTTTTGACTTTTTCCCAAACTGAATGAAAAGACAAGAAAGAAACTCGTCAGGGaggctgcaggagctgcaggaataTCTGATTAATACTGGTTGTGTCTGTGCTGTAGCGGGCTGGGTCTACGTCTTTGATACGGGGaacctgggtttgaatcccagtttCTTCTGTGAAAACTCTGTCAAATCTGTGTACAAGTTCTAATGAACCCCTGAAAAAGGAGCAGCCAAAAGGACTCACTGGTCGTATCCTTTGTATCCTATCTCTGAGGGACTGCAAGACAGAAGTATTTTCTCCTAAAGAAAACATCCACACCTGGCTAAAATGTCCCAAAACCTCCAGGAAGAATGTGTTAGGGTCTGACAAAACTAAActtgaacttaaaaaaaaaaaaaaaaaaaaaggtaggtTTGACACATGAAACACAGTTCCCATCACAAAAGGAGGATTTTACCTAcagtaaaaaaatgtaaaaatacaaaCCACATAGCAGCAACATGCTCTGCATGCAAAActaaatctgacaaaaaaacaaaacaaaaaacaaaaaaaaaaaacaatctttaggATTAGCTAAAGAGGGGTGTGGACAACAGACGCCAGCATAATCTTACAGATCGGAAGAACTTTTGCAGGGTAAAGTAGGTAAATATTTCCAAGTAAAGATGTGGGATCCTGATATACTCTTACCAAAAAGTTCCCCAGGTGCCTTACTTATTTGCACCTGGGGAACATAACACTTTAAATTATGTCTCCATACTTTCCCACTTCTTGCCAAAACCTTAGTGTCTGAATGATGAGTCTCTTCCAAAAAATAGGAAACAAAACAATAGGAGAAATTCATGCCCCAGACGACTGGTTTGAGCATCCTAAGTGGATTAAACAGGAATGTAATGACAGCACAAAATGCATCCACAGCCAGTGCAtcgctttttttatttaatttgtgaaGAGCTTGTCCAGGATCCCACACTTGATGATTGGTGAACCCCCCAGAAGGTTTGCAGCCCTCACTTTGAGAACCACTGGTATTACAACTTAAGTTACCTTTAAATGGTCTAATTAGCCTCCCACTGTTTATCTCTCTGGCTGCTATGGACGTTTTACCCAAAGAAAAAAGCCAATCGGAACCAGAACCCTGCAGcaatgtgtttgtctttttacaacTCCTATAATCTAGCGGTACAGCCTTAAAATAAAGGTCTCACAAAATAAGTTAATTGTAGTTCTTGAAATGATAAGGatattatttcaaaatattttatttagtccATGGCACTGATCCTTTAAATAATCAACTTCAATCGGGGGCTTTAAATGATGGTTAATCAAGAGTTTTGACTCACCTTTCTGCCTCAGCTGGTATAATAGGCAGTTTTTACAGCCTACAGAAAAGCTGAAaggaagacacaaaaaaaaaaaaaaaaaaaaacataaataaaagaaacttaAAATAGTGATGGCAAAAGAGATAAAAGtttacagaaaacaaatatcCAAGTTAGTTGTCATGTAGATTACCCTGAAAACTCCCAGGCAGAAGCGTGAACGGAGAACACGCAGTTAGCCCCAGCAGGTTTCTCGCTCTCAGTTTGTTTGTCCTTCCAGGTAAAAGTGTTCCTGTAGGAACAAGAGAGAAACTGTGAACTCCGTCAGTC
This genomic stretch from Fundulus heteroclitus isolate FHET01 chromosome 2, MU-UCD_Fhet_4.1, whole genome shotgun sequence harbors:
- the LOC105926245 gene encoding monoacylglycerol lipase ABHD2; protein product: MTFLEYGDMQTFGTELPAMFNGMKLAVVAAVLYVIVRCLNLKSPNAAPRIMSQDTLHSRYLLKSCPMLTKEYIPPLLWGKSGHLQTALYGKMGRVYTPTPRGIRKFLPMPDGATATFDLFEPLGAHTTEGDVTMVICPGIGNHSEKNYVRTFVDYSQRQGYRCAVLNHLGALPDMELTSPRMFTYGCTWEFGAMVGYIKRAFPQTSLVVVGFSLGGNIACKFLGENRSNQERVLCCVSVCQGYSALRAQETFLEWDQCRRLYNFLLAGKMKKLILSHRGSLSSMSSSNIGDADLTKLCAATSLMQIDDSIMRKFHGYGSLREYYEKESCVHYIHNVSVPLLLVNSSDDPLVHRSLLAIPCRLAEKKPNVMFALTEHGGHMGFFEGAVLFPQPLTWMDKVIVEYTNAICHWERKEKACQRTRNPNRGFHQLSSTLKLSG